The following coding sequences lie in one Lolium perenne isolate Kyuss_39 chromosome 2, Kyuss_2.0, whole genome shotgun sequence genomic window:
- the LOC127329386 gene encoding uncharacterized protein — MRAEVIEDEVALTSSMDWRQSFLSTSSTVNQTDASYSAENAGMQDRVLCPCARCANRFWRISSIVNEHLICNGFMHGYHTWVFHGEDSVEPLAPHLSPQPEDVGRSESQIQPEELADSDEMDQMLLDNFGMYDTGVLGNQEDGDSADDEDEEDSNTDDVTADAEAYKKLVEDGSQDLYVGCTSFSKLQFIVRLLNLKNTWKVPNGCYDEILSLFKEALPQPHALSGIKNLHASKRYIKDIGIGYESIHACKNDCIMFRGAHKDDTVCPICNTSRWKSKNTGVGGKRMYKVPQKVIRHFKLKPRVRRLFMCSKTTPYMTWHSKGRTKDAKLRHLADSPAWKHFDFTHRKFSEDPRNIRFALATDGFNPFENMSITYNIWPVILIPLNLPPWVCMKQSNFILSVIVPGRKGPGKELDVYMQLAIDDLQELWKPGIWTHDAVTGEKFLLRAALLWTITDWLGRGCISGESLVVCAHCLTNTCSRWLKHCKKTVFMGHRRFLVDGHPYQTDGASFNGKDEFRDPPPKITGQEISQMTATLHTDYGKL; from the exons ATGAGGGCGGAGGTGATCGAGGACGAGGTCGCCCTCACTTCCTCAATGGATTGGCGCCAATCCTTCCTCAGTACATCATCCACGGTGAACCAGACCGATGCAAGCTACTCTG CTGAAAATGCTGGAATGCAAGATAGAGTTTTGTGTCCTTGCGCCCGTTGTGCAAATAGGTTTTGGAGAATCAGTAGCATTGTCAATGAGCATTTGATTTGCAATGGGTTCATGCATGGATACCATACTTGGGTTTTCCATGGAGAAGATAGTGTAGAACCTCTTGCGCCGCATTTAtctccccagcctgaagatgtcgGAAGATCTGAAAGCCAAATTCAGCCTGAAGAATTAGCTGATAGTGATGAGATGGACCAGATGTTGTTGGACAATTTTGGAATGTATGACACTGGGGTTTTAGGCAACCAGGAAGATGGCGATAGTGCAgacgatgaagatgaagaggacagTAACACTGATGATGTTACTGCTGATGCTGAAGCCTACAAAAAGCTAGTGGAAGATGGTAGTCAGGATTTGTATGTAGGCTGCACAAGTTTTTCAAAACTACAGTTCATAGTTAGGTTGTTGAACTTGAAGAATACATGGAAAGTGCCCAATGGATGCTATGATGAGATATTGTCATTATTTAAGGAAGCTCTTCCACAACCTCATGCACTATCAGGAATTAAAAATTTGCATGCATCAAAGAGGTACATAAAAGACATCGGCATTGGTTATGAAAGCATTCATGCATGCAAGAATGACTGTATCATGTTCAGAGGAGCACACAAGGACGACACAGTGTGTCCAATATGTAACACAAGCAGATGGAAGAGTAAGAACACAGGAGTTGGTGGGAAAAGGATGTACAAGGTTCCTCAGAAAGTTATCAGGCACTTCAAACTGAAACCAAGGGTCAGAAGGCTTTTCATGTGCTCTAAAACAACACCTTATATGACCTGGCACAGTAAAGGCAGAACTAAGGATGCAAAATTGAGGCATCTAGCAGACTCTCCAGCATGGAAACACTTTGATTTTACGCATCGCAAGTTCAGTGAAGACCCAAGAAATATTAGGTTTGCATTAGCTactgatgggttcaatccatTTGAAAACATGAGCATAACATACAACATCTGGCCAGTTATTCTGATTCCacttaaccttcctccttgggtgTGCATGAAACAATCAAATTTCATCCTAAGTGTTATTGTTCCTGGGAGGAAGGGTCCAGGGAAAGAACTGGATGTTTACATGCAGCTGGCTATAGATGATCTTCAGGAATTGTGGAAACCTGGAATCTGGACACATGATGCAGTTACTGGTGAGAAATTCTTGCTACGTGCTGCTTTGCTATGGACTATAACTGATTGGCTAGGCAGAGGCTGCATAAGTGGTGAGAGCTTGGTTGTCTGTGCACATTGCCTCACAAACACATGCAGTAGGTGGTTGAAGcattgcaagaaaacagttttcATGGGTCATAGAAGATTTTTGGTTGATGGTCACCCGTACCAAACAGATGGTgcatctttcaatggaaaagatGAATTCAGAGATCCCCCACCTAAGATTACAGGTCAAGAAATATCTCAAATGACTGCAACTCTGCATACAGATTATGGCAAGTTATAG
- the LOC127336002 gene encoding cis-zeatin O-glucosyltransferase 2-like, with amino-acid sequence MAPAATEVAPAAAVAIVAVPFPAQGHLNQMLHLSLLLASRGLDVHYAATAAHVCQVRARVQGWDARTVRSLHLHFTALGIPPYETPPPDPENPIAYPVHLQPLFDAFCDHAAAPLGRLLQELAATNRRVVVVHDGIMAFPASEASRLPNCEAYAFQCGAQSFAAGFKDPGHCLVRALGLPVPPPEFLFTKEFLELAQKQGGFGVPGAGLLLNSCRALDGDFIEELNDTLSKDGKKLFTIGPLNPLLDLDLDATRPAPSAQPRHECMDWLDKQPVSSVLYVSFGTMSSLPGKQIEELAAALQSSGQRFIWVLRDADRADIFAEAGGESGRHASILPEFRKRTEGTGLVITGWAPQLEILAHGATAAFVSHCGWNSLLEGLGHGKPILAWPMHSDQPWNAGYVCGYLKAGIVIRPWEKSRETLPAKDIQEVIRRAMDSDEGIAVRNAAKALAKDIRAAVSEGGSSWADMEDFIGHITK; translated from the coding sequence ATGGCTCCGGCGGCAACGGAGGTTGCACCAGCAGCGGCTGTGGCCATCGTGGCGGTGCCGTTCCCGGCGCAGGGCCACCTGAACCAGATGCTGCACCTGTCGCTGCTGCTTGCCTCCCGTGGCCTGGACGTGCACTACGCAGCGACGGCCGCGCACGTCTGCCAGGTGCGCGCGCGCGTGCAGGGCTGGGACGCGCGCACCGTCCGCTCGCTCCACCTCCACTTCACCGCCCTCGGCATCCCGCCTTACGAGACGCCGCCGCCTGACCCCGAGAACCCGATCGCGTACCCCGTCCACCTGCAGCCTCTCTTCGACGCCTTCTGCGACCACGCCGCTGCCCCACTCGGGCGACTCCTCCAGGAGCTGGCCGCGACAAACCGCCGCGTCGTGGTCGTGCACGACGGCATCATGGCCTTCCCGGCGTCCGAGGCGTCGCGGCTGCCCAACTGCGAGGCGTACGCCTTCCAGTGCGGGGCGCAGTCGTTCGCCGCGGGGTTCAAGGACCCCGGGCACTGCCTGGTGCGCGCGCTCGGCCTACCCGTCCCGCCGCCAGAATTCCTCTTCACCAAGGAGTTCCTTGAGCTGGCGCAGAAGCAGGGCGGCTTCGGCGTGCCCGGCGCCGGGTTGCTCCTCAACTCCTGCCGCGCGCTCGATGGAGACTTCATCGAAGAGCTCAACGATACCCTCTCCAAAGACGGCAAGAAGCTCTTCACCATCGGCCCGCTAAACCCGCTGCTCGACCTCGACCTCGACGCGACCAGACCCGCCCCGTCGGCGCAGCCGCGGCACGAGTGCATGGACTGGCTTGACAAGCAGCCGGTCTCTTCGGTGCTGTACGTGTCCTTCGGTACGATGTCGTCGCTGCCCGGCAAGCAGATCGAGGAGCTGGCAGCGGCGCTGCAGAGTAGCGGGCAGCGGTTCATCTGGGTACTGCGCGACGCCGACCGTGCAGACATATTCGCGGAAGCCGGCGGCGAGAGCGGGCGTCACGCGAGTATCCTTCCCGAGTTCAGGAAGCGGACCGAAGGGACGGGGCTGGTGATCACCGGGTGGGCGCCGCAGCTGGAGATCCTGGCGCACGGCGCCACGGCGGCGTTCGTGAGCCACTGCGGCTGGAACTCGTTGCTGGAAGGCCTGGGCCACGGGAAACCGATCCTGGCGTGGCCCATGCACTCCGACCAGCCGTGGAACGCCGGGTACGTGTGCGGCTACCTCaaggccggcatcgtcatcaggcCGTGGGAGAAGAGCCGGGAGACGCTGCCCGCCAAGGATATCCAAGAGGTCATCCGGAGGGCGATGGACTCCGACGAAGGCATCGCCGTGCGGAACGCGGCGAAGGCGCTCGCCAAGGACATTCGTGCCGCGGTGTCAGAAGGCGGCTCGTCGTGGGCAGACATGGAGGACTTCATTGGTCACATCACAAAGTGA
- the LOC127329387 gene encoding uncharacterized protein: MGTWRGPCMFGIEEFDKHCMFGNDMYLTADNRSFLNEFCEKSGRNHMRFYAHRMTYSNVVSKRAKMVFGARFSKLHLQRYLDDAIRVEVHCTSSDEIFEVRMKKGMGTNQAIMTSGWDDVVKEYNFEEDDIVLFCFDPKRSGGLNLLLVHMPLEEEDDDEGEHNMSDDDTEDTEDTEEEEGHEISDDVAQDDHDIHEISDDVAQDDHDIHEISDDDSGEGEVADDAGQGDPYFQGTCVFGNKFSMNNTRIKNLKVVVDYYPNAPIPQYVYCLTQSSLNKMEFSEDFTETYLLQFLHKSVLVVVNCTTSLQTMYAEMKLEEKKAVMKANWSDTVEAHELQVNDVCAFSFRDESKSRHRDPSAFLRLVITKLKN, encoded by the exons ATGGGGACCTGGAGGGGACCTTGTATGTTTGGGATAGAAGAATTCGACAAGCACTGCATGTTTGGCAACGACATGTACCTTACCGCTGATAACCGTTCATTTCTGAATGAATTCTGTGAGAAATCTGGTCGCAACCATATGAGATTTTATGCGCACAGGATGACCTATTCAAACGTCGTCTCAAAGAGGGCCAAAATG GTTTTTGGAGCTAGGTTCAGTAAGTTGCATCTGCAAAGATACTTAGATGATGCTATCAGGGTGGAGGTTCATTGCACCAGCAGTGATGAGATTTTTGAAGTgaggatgaagaagggaatgGGAACAAACCAAGCCATCATGACAAGTGGTTGGGATGATGTAGTTAAAGAATACAATTTCGAAGAGGATGACATTGTTCTTTTCTGCTTTGATCCAAAAAGATCTGGAGGTCTTAATCTTCTACTTGTGCACATGCCtcttgaggaggaggacgacgatgaaggCGAGCACAACATGAGTGATGACGACACTGAAGATACTGAAGATACTGAAGAGGAAGAGGGTCATGAGATCAGTGACGATGTTGCTCAAGATGATCATGACATACATGAGATCAGTGACGATGTTGCTCAAGATGATCATGACATACATGAGATCAGTGATGATGATTCTGGTgaaggtgaagttgctgatgatgcTGGTCAAGGGGATCCATATTTTCAAGGGACGTGTGTTTTCGGAAACAAGTTCAGCATGAACAATACCCGAATCAAGAACCTTAAAGTTGTTGTTGATTACTACCCCAATGCGCCAATCCCACAATATGTCTACTGCTTGACACAGTCCTCTCTGAACAAGATG GAATTTTCTGAGGATTTCACAGAGACATACCTGCTACAGTTCTTGCACAAGTCAGTCCTAGTAGTAGTTAACTGCACAACAAGTCTGCAAACTATGTATGCAGAGATGAAACTTGAAGAGAAGAAAGCAGTGATGAAGGCAAACTGGAGCGACACTGTCGAAGCCCACGAACTGCAAGTGAACGATGTCTGCGCCTTCAGTTTCAGGGATGAGAGCAAATCACGTCATAGGGACCCCAGTGCGTTTCTTAGGCTGGTGATAACCAAGCTTAAGAACTGA